A region from the Thauera humireducens genome encodes:
- a CDS encoding GGDEF domain-containing protein — MLLQDRLERALASAQRNGTSLAMLFIDLDGFKPVNDRYGHDTGDALLQAVAKRLRGTLRHSDTAARIGGDEFVVLLPVLAETQDAGLIAAKLRTAIASPFEIDGHRITISASIGLALYPRDGDTASELMRTADGAMYADKRQHAV, encoded by the coding sequence GTGCTGCTGCAGGACCGGCTCGAGCGTGCGCTGGCGAGTGCGCAGCGCAATGGCACCTCGCTGGCCATGCTGTTCATCGACCTCGACGGCTTCAAGCCGGTCAACGACCGCTACGGCCACGACACCGGCGACGCACTGCTGCAGGCGGTGGCGAAGCGGCTGCGCGGCACGCTGCGCCATTCGGACACCGCGGCCCGCATCGGTGGCGACGAGTTCGTGGTGCTGCTGCCCGTCCTCGCCGAGACCCAGGACGCCGGCCTGATCGCCGCCAAGCTGCGGACTGCGATCGCAAGCCCGTTCGAGATCGACGGCCACCGCATCACGATCTCGGCCAGCATCGGTCTCGCCCTCTACCCGCGGGACGGAGACACGGCAAGCGAGCTGATGCGCACCGCCGACGGTGCGATGTACGCCGACAAGCGCCAGCACGCAGTCTAG
- a CDS encoding MFS transporter — MFRSLRSPDVLITTLAAAGILLVTMGARQSMGLFVSPLNTATGLGIATISLAMAVAQFAWGAIQPVAGAVADRHGAGPVLVGALLLLALGSAITPFMDSGLGLVVTIGLMSAMGSGAASFSVLIGAAAQRMPPEARGTASGVINAGGSFGQFLFAPILQKLIQTVGWMGAMWGMALMTLAALPLIRRLTRPVEKPVHHAETDHGVMRAIRDAMKDRSYLLLHLGFFTCGFHIAFLVTHLPGEVALCGLPPTVASWSLAIIGLANIFGSLYAGACVGRYRSKYVLAAMYGSRALLVGWYLMMPSSEWTFYLFAAGLGFTWLATVPPTAAIVGKLFGVRYLGTLFGLTLLSHQTGGFLGAWLGGLAVVEFGDFSWMWYADMALAALAAVINLPIREAPVERKLATA; from the coding sequence ATGTTCCGCTCGCTCCGCTCCCCCGACGTCCTGATCACCACGCTGGCCGCGGCTGGCATCCTGCTGGTGACGATGGGCGCCCGCCAGTCGATGGGCCTCTTCGTCAGCCCGCTCAACACCGCCACCGGCCTCGGCATCGCCACCATCAGCCTGGCGATGGCGGTGGCGCAGTTCGCCTGGGGGGCGATCCAGCCGGTGGCCGGCGCGGTCGCGGACCGCCACGGCGCCGGCCCGGTGCTGGTCGGCGCCCTGCTGCTGCTGGCGCTGGGCAGCGCCATCACGCCCTTCATGGATTCCGGCCTCGGCCTGGTCGTGACGATCGGGCTGATGTCGGCAATGGGTTCGGGCGCGGCCAGCTTCTCGGTACTGATCGGCGCCGCCGCGCAGCGCATGCCGCCCGAGGCGCGCGGCACGGCCTCGGGCGTGATCAATGCCGGCGGCTCCTTCGGCCAGTTCCTGTTCGCGCCGATCCTGCAGAAGCTGATCCAGACCGTGGGCTGGATGGGTGCGATGTGGGGCATGGCGCTGATGACGCTGGCCGCGCTGCCGCTGATCCGCCGCCTGACGCGGCCGGTGGAGAAACCGGTCCACCACGCCGAGACCGACCATGGCGTGATGCGCGCGATCCGCGACGCGATGAAGGACCGCAGCTACCTGCTGCTGCACCTGGGCTTCTTCACCTGCGGCTTCCACATCGCCTTTCTCGTCACCCACCTGCCGGGCGAGGTGGCGCTGTGCGGGCTGCCCCCCACGGTGGCGAGCTGGTCGCTGGCGATCATCGGCCTGGCCAACATCTTCGGCAGCCTGTACGCCGGCGCCTGCGTCGGGCGCTACCGCAGCAAGTACGTGCTGGCCGCCATGTACGGCTCGCGCGCGCTGCTGGTGGGCTGGTACCTGATGATGCCGTCGTCGGAATGGACCTTCTACCTCTTCGCCGCCGGCCTGGGATTCACCTGGCTGGCGACGGTGCCACCCACCGCCGCCATCGTCGGCAAGCTGTTCGGCGTGCGCTACCTCGGCACGCTGTTCGGGCTGACGCTGCTGTCGCACCAGACCGGCGGCTTCCTCGGTGCCTGGCTGGGCGGACTGGCGGTGGTCGAGTTCGGCGACTTCAGCTGGATGTGGTACGCCGACATGGCGCTGGCTGCGCTGGCCGCCGTCATCAACCTGCCGATCCGCGAGGCGCCCGTCGAACGCAAGCTGGCCACGGCCTGA
- a CDS encoding EAL domain-containing protein produces the protein MEAPSPAPAQVLLIEDEAGDVELIRWQLLDALHEHFVIHVADSLRAAEVLLAGGGFQPDVVLLDLNLPDSFGPATVERCRALTEAPIVVLAGLDDPATTSLAIALGADDYLPKGGDSEALRRSIRYAQLRHRRDADARLAATVFAHSREGIIVTDVQGRIIEVNEAFTRITGYTRDEVLGREASLLKSDRHGPEFHAALWQSLLEKGHWYGEVWNRRKGGELFAELLTVSAVRDARGEIRHFVGLFSDITLQKEHERQLEHIAHYDALTALPNRVLFADRLHQAMARARRGDQRLAVVYIDLDGFKTINDTQGHDAGDQLLMTLAGRMRKVMRDCDTLARLGGDEFVAVLGDLPDADSCRPLVRRLLATVAEPVEVGSHSLQVSGSIGVTLYPQREEVEPDQLLRQADQAMYQAKLAGKDRYHLFDTDHDHDLRSHHESLERIRYGLVRGEFVLYYQPKVNMHSGELIGVEALIRWQHPEQGLLSPDCFLPVIEHHPLGIQLGEWVIEAALGQVAAWQAEGLRVPVSVNIAANHLQRADFAERLYLLLSLHPGITPDMLQLEVLESSALADMNHVAETMATCTRMGVGFSLDDFGTGYSSLSYLKRLPAAELKIDRSFVRDMQHDADDLAILDGVLGLARAFRRRAVAEGVETEAHGELLLRLGCEYAQGYGIARPMPPESLPGWAASWRPPESWTRQRRLGPDAMPLLYATVEHRGWILAIEECLSGERAAPPALDPHECAFGRWLDSVLANPHELGSERLTELDQLHQKVHALAIELLRLHRGDRRDEAHAGLARLNALRDQTLVAMETFLKAL, from the coding sequence ATGGAAGCGCCCTCTCCCGCACCCGCGCAGGTCCTGCTGATAGAGGACGAGGCGGGCGATGTCGAACTGATCCGCTGGCAGCTGCTGGATGCCTTGCATGAGCACTTCGTCATCCACGTTGCCGATTCGCTGCGCGCGGCGGAGGTGCTGCTGGCCGGCGGCGGCTTTCAGCCCGATGTGGTGTTGCTGGACCTGAACCTGCCGGACTCGTTCGGCCCCGCGACCGTGGAGCGCTGCCGCGCGTTGACCGAGGCGCCGATCGTGGTGCTGGCCGGCCTCGACGACCCAGCAACGACCAGCCTCGCGATTGCCTTGGGCGCGGACGATTATCTTCCCAAGGGCGGGGACAGCGAGGCGCTGCGGCGCTCGATCCGCTATGCCCAGCTGCGCCACCGCCGCGACGCCGATGCGCGTCTGGCGGCGACGGTGTTCGCGCATTCGCGCGAGGGCATCATCGTGACCGACGTGCAGGGCCGCATCATCGAGGTCAACGAAGCCTTCACGCGCATCACCGGCTACACGCGCGATGAGGTGCTCGGGCGTGAGGCCAGCCTGCTCAAGTCCGACCGCCACGGCCCGGAGTTCCACGCCGCGCTGTGGCAGAGCCTGCTGGAGAAAGGTCACTGGTACGGCGAGGTGTGGAACCGGCGCAAGGGCGGCGAGCTGTTCGCCGAGCTGCTCACCGTGAGCGCGGTGCGCGACGCGCGCGGCGAGATCCGGCATTTCGTCGGCCTGTTCTCCGACATCACGCTGCAGAAGGAGCACGAGCGCCAGCTCGAGCACATCGCGCATTACGACGCGCTGACCGCGCTGCCCAACCGCGTCCTGTTCGCCGACCGCCTGCACCAGGCCATGGCGCGCGCCCGGCGTGGCGACCAGCGGCTCGCGGTGGTGTATATCGACCTCGATGGCTTCAAGACGATCAATGACACCCAGGGGCACGACGCCGGCGACCAGCTGCTGATGACCCTGGCAGGCCGGATGCGCAAGGTGATGCGTGACTGCGACACACTGGCGCGCCTGGGTGGCGACGAGTTCGTGGCCGTGCTGGGCGATCTGCCCGATGCCGACAGCTGCCGGCCGCTGGTGCGGCGCCTGCTGGCCACCGTGGCCGAGCCGGTGGAGGTGGGTAGCCATTCGCTCCAGGTGTCGGGCAGCATCGGGGTCACGCTCTACCCGCAGCGTGAGGAAGTCGAGCCCGACCAGCTGCTGCGCCAGGCCGACCAGGCGATGTATCAGGCCAAGCTCGCCGGCAAGGACCGCTATCACCTTTTCGACACCGATCACGACCACGACCTGCGCAGCCACCACGAAAGCCTGGAACGCATCCGCTACGGACTGGTGCGGGGCGAGTTCGTGCTGTACTACCAGCCCAAGGTCAACATGCATTCCGGCGAGCTGATCGGGGTCGAGGCGCTGATCCGCTGGCAGCACCCGGAACAGGGCCTGCTGTCGCCCGACTGCTTCCTGCCGGTGATCGAGCATCATCCCCTCGGCATCCAGCTCGGCGAATGGGTCATCGAGGCCGCACTGGGGCAGGTTGCCGCGTGGCAGGCGGAGGGCTTGCGCGTGCCGGTCAGCGTCAATATCGCCGCCAATCACCTGCAGCGGGCGGATTTCGCAGAGCGTCTCTACCTGCTGCTGTCGCTGCATCCCGGGATCACGCCCGACATGCTGCAGCTCGAGGTCCTGGAAAGCAGCGCGCTGGCCGACATGAACCACGTCGCCGAGACCATGGCCACGTGCACGCGCATGGGCGTCGGCTTCTCGCTCGATGATTTCGGCACCGGGTATTCATCCCTCAGCTACCTGAAGCGGCTGCCGGCGGCGGAGTTGAAGATCGACCGCAGCTTCGTGCGCGACATGCAGCACGATGCCGACGACCTGGCCATCCTCGATGGCGTGCTCGGCCTGGCGCGCGCCTTCCGCCGCCGTGCCGTGGCCGAAGGCGTCGAGACCGAGGCGCACGGCGAGCTGCTGCTGCGGCTCGGTTGCGAATACGCCCAGGGTTACGGCATTGCGCGGCCGATGCCGCCGGAGTCCCTGCCGGGCTGGGCCGCGAGCTGGCGACCCCCGGAGAGCTGGACCCGCCAGCGCCGCCTCGGGCCGGACGCGATGCCGCTGCTGTATGCCACGGTCGAACACCGCGGCTGGATCCTTGCCATCGAGGAATGCCTCTCGGGCGAGCGCGCCGCGCCACCGGCGCTCGACCCCCACGAGTGTGCCTTCGGTCGCTGGCTCGACAGCGTGCTGGCCAATCCCCACGAGCTGGGGAGCGAGCGACTGACCGAACTCGACCAGCTCCACCAGAAGGTCCATGCGCTGGCCATCGAGTTGCTGCGCCTGCACCGCGGCGATCGCAGGGACGAGGCACATGCCGGCCTGGCGCGGCTGAACGCTTTGCGCGACCAGACCCTCGTTGCCATGGAGACGTTCCTCAAGGCCCTGTAG
- a CDS encoding ABC transporter transmembrane domain-containing protein, with the protein MRRQSPDRPPPPRPLSALRGLTPFLRPYRARIALAFVLLCLASATILVVPLAFRDLLDSGFGSGVKAGGGLFGTASLDGQFLGLFALAALWALTVAARYYTVSWVGERVTADLRSAVYARVLGQSPQFFETLQTGEVLSRLTGDTTLIQTVVGSSVSMGLRSLFQFVGGMVMLAVTSVQLFGLIFGLMALLALPIVAIGRRVRRLSRESQDRIADASALAGEILNAMPTVQAFTQERNEAQRFAERSETSFRTAVRRTRVRALLTALVIGAVMGTIIFVLWIGAQQVQAGRLSVGELGAFVLYAALVAGGAGTLAEVWGDVMRAGGATERLLELLHAEPAIREPAVPQPPLRAAQVGIAFDHVVFSYPARPTVRALDDVCLEIAPGERVALVGPSGAGKTTLFQLLLRYYEVSGGCIRLNGQDIRALALHELRGDIAIVPQDPVIFSASALENIRYGRPDARDDEVVAAARAAAADEFIARLPEGYATFLGERGTRLSGGQRQRIAIARAILKGAHVLLLDEATSALDAESEILVQQGLAAAMQGRTTLIIAHRLATVQQVDRIVVMEEGRIVETGTPADLRLRGGLYSRLADLQLSS; encoded by the coding sequence ATGCGCCGCCAAAGCCCCGATCGCCCCCCTCCGCCCCGCCCCTTGTCCGCCCTACGTGGCCTGACGCCCTTCCTGCGCCCCTACCGCGCGCGCATCGCACTGGCCTTCGTGCTGCTGTGCCTGGCGTCGGCGACCATCCTGGTGGTGCCGCTGGCCTTCCGCGACTTGCTCGACTCCGGTTTCGGCAGCGGCGTGAAGGCGGGCGGCGGCCTGTTCGGCACGGCCAGCCTCGACGGCCAGTTCCTCGGCCTGTTCGCGCTGGCGGCCCTGTGGGCGCTGACGGTGGCGGCGCGCTACTACACCGTGTCGTGGGTGGGCGAGCGGGTGACGGCCGACCTGCGCAGCGCGGTGTATGCGCGCGTGCTCGGCCAGTCGCCGCAGTTCTTCGAGACCTTGCAGACCGGCGAAGTGCTGTCGCGGCTGACGGGCGACACGACGCTGATCCAGACCGTGGTCGGCAGCTCGGTGTCGATGGGCCTGCGCAGCCTGTTCCAGTTCGTCGGTGGCATGGTGATGCTGGCGGTGACCAGCGTGCAGCTGTTCGGCCTCATCTTCGGGCTGATGGCCTTGCTGGCGCTGCCCATCGTCGCCATCGGCCGCCGCGTGCGCAGGCTGTCGCGCGAATCGCAGGACCGCATCGCCGACGCCTCGGCGCTGGCGGGCGAGATCCTCAACGCGATGCCGACGGTGCAGGCCTTCACCCAGGAGCGCAACGAGGCACAACGTTTCGCCGAGCGCAGCGAAACCAGCTTCCGCACGGCCGTGCGCCGCACGCGGGTCCGCGCGCTGCTGACCGCGCTGGTCATCGGTGCGGTGATGGGCACGATCATCTTCGTGCTGTGGATCGGTGCGCAGCAGGTGCAGGCCGGACGCCTGAGCGTGGGCGAGCTGGGCGCCTTCGTGCTGTACGCGGCGCTGGTCGCCGGCGGCGCGGGCACGCTGGCCGAGGTGTGGGGCGACGTGATGCGCGCCGGGGGGGCGACCGAGCGCCTGCTGGAGCTGCTGCATGCCGAGCCCGCCATCCGCGAGCCGGCCGTGCCGCAGCCGCCGCTGCGCGCGGCGCAGGTGGGCATCGCCTTCGACCACGTCGTCTTTTCCTACCCGGCGCGGCCCACCGTGCGGGCGCTGGACGATGTCTGCCTCGAAATCGCGCCGGGCGAGCGTGTCGCCCTGGTGGGGCCCTCGGGCGCGGGCAAGACCACGCTGTTCCAGCTGCTGCTGCGCTACTACGAGGTCTCGGGCGGCTGCATCCGTCTCAACGGCCAGGACATCCGCGCGTTGGCGTTGCACGAACTGCGCGGCGACATCGCCATCGTGCCGCAGGACCCGGTGATCTTCTCCGCCAGCGCGCTGGAAAACATCCGCTACGGCCGTCCGGACGCGCGCGACGACGAAGTGGTCGCCGCCGCGCGTGCGGCGGCGGCCGACGAGTTCATCGCCCGCCTGCCGGAGGGCTATGCGACCTTCCTCGGCGAGCGCGGCACCCGGCTGTCCGGCGGGCAGCGTCAGCGCATCGCGATCGCGCGCGCCATCCTGAAGGGGGCGCATGTGCTGCTGCTCGACGAAGCGACCAGCGCCCTCGACGCCGAGTCCGAGATCCTCGTGCAGCAGGGCCTGGCCGCTGCGATGCAGGGCCGCACCACGCTGATCATCGCCCACCGCCTGGCCACGGTGCAGCAGGTGGACCGGATCGTGGTGATGGAGGAAGGCCGCATCGTCGAGACCGGCACGCCAGCCGACCTGCGCCTGCGCGGCGGCCTGTATTCGCGGCTCGCGGATTTGCAACTGTCATCGTGA
- a CDS encoding DUF924 family protein: METPDTIHAFWFGTHPDDDAVIARQSALWWRKQADVDAEIRRRFAPWVARAARGELDGWLADVRGRLALILLTDQFPRNIWRGEAAAFAFDVLALRWAKDTLRLGLDNELRAVERVFVYLPLEHSEDLGDQREAVRLFDRLAASVPAPHRPSFDGYLDYARRHLAIIERFGRFPHRNAALGREAREDETAFLQQPGSSF, encoded by the coding sequence ATGGAAACACCGGACACGATCCACGCCTTCTGGTTCGGTACGCACCCCGACGACGACGCGGTGATCGCCCGCCAGTCCGCCCTGTGGTGGCGCAAGCAGGCCGACGTCGATGCGGAGATCCGGCGGCGCTTCGCGCCCTGGGTCGCGCGCGCGGCACGCGGCGAGCTGGACGGCTGGCTGGCGGACGTCCGCGGCCGGCTGGCGCTGATCCTGCTGACCGACCAGTTCCCGCGCAACATCTGGCGCGGCGAGGCGGCGGCCTTCGCCTTCGACGTACTGGCCCTGCGCTGGGCGAAGGACACCCTGCGGCTGGGCCTGGACAACGAACTGCGTGCCGTGGAGCGCGTCTTCGTCTACCTGCCGCTGGAGCATTCGGAAGATCTCGGCGACCAGCGCGAGGCCGTACGGCTCTTTGACCGCCTCGCCGCCAGCGTGCCGGCGCCACACCGGCCCAGCTTCGATGGCTATCTCGACTACGCCCGCCGCCACCTCGCCATCATCGAGCGATTCGGGCGCTTCCCCCACCGCAATGCCGCGCTCGGCCGCGAGGCCCGCGAGGACGAAACGGCCTTCCTGCAGCAGCCGGGCTCATCCTTCTGA
- a CDS encoding LEA type 2 family protein, which produces MHTTSRSRLFAQSRTLLQAVLLQAVLLLCALSLAGCASLIHREPVRINVVGLEPLPGQGMEMRFAVKLRVQNPNETAIEFDGLALELDLNDKPFATGVSDQRGSVPRFGEALVSIPVSVSAVAVVRQALGVMDGKAVDNVPYTLRGRLAGGVLGGVRFSDKGTLSLPDGLKTPR; this is translated from the coding sequence ATGCACACGACCTCCCGTTCCCGCCTTTTCGCGCAATCGCGCACACTGCTGCAGGCGGTGCTGCTGCAGGCGGTGCTGCTGCTGTGCGCGCTGTCGCTGGCCGGCTGCGCCAGCCTGATCCACCGCGAGCCGGTGCGCATCAACGTCGTCGGCCTCGAGCCGCTGCCCGGACAGGGCATGGAAATGCGCTTCGCAGTGAAGCTGCGGGTGCAGAACCCCAACGAGACCGCGATCGAGTTCGACGGCCTGGCGCTCGAGCTCGATCTCAACGACAAGCCCTTCGCCACCGGCGTCAGCGACCAGCGCGGCAGCGTGCCGCGTTTCGGCGAGGCCCTGGTCAGCATTCCGGTGTCGGTGTCGGCGGTCGCCGTGGTGCGCCAGGCGCTCGGCGTGATGGACGGAAAGGCCGTCGACAACGTCCCCTACACCCTGCGCGGCCGGCTGGCCGGCGGCGTGCTGGGCGGCGTGCGCTTCTCGGACAAGGGCACGCTGAGCCTGCCCGACGGGCTGAAGACGCCGCGCTGA
- a CDS encoding AMP nucleosidase: protein MPPSVNTAPFFAPAHFDDAAAALERVREIHATSVDHLRDALQRYVAGGDIGRHVRACYPLVRVRTDTVARADSRLSYGFVAGPGVFETTLTRPDLFADYYREQFRLLLQNHGVPLEVGTSTQPIPVHFALAEDDHLEGQLGPDRRLLLRDRFDLPDLGAMDDGIANGTFEPGPGEPHPLALFTAPRVDYSLHRLRHYTGTRPEHFQNFILFTNYQFYIDEFIKLGHELMADGASGHGYEAFVEPGDVLTRRTGLPPEARDARGTVPPRLPQMPAYHLVRGDRSGITMVNIGVGPANAKTITDHIAVLRPHAWLMLGHCAGLRNSQHLGDYVLAHGYVREDHVLDEELPLWVPIPALAEVQVALEAAVEEITQLSGYELKRVLRTGTVASTDNRNWELLPSHGMASSPERRFSQSRAVALDMESATIAANGFRFRVPYGTLLCISDKPLHGEIKLPGMANQFYRERVDQHLRIGIRALERLREQGIDRLHSRKLRSFAEVAFQ, encoded by the coding sequence ATGCCCCCGTCCGTGAATACCGCCCCCTTCTTCGCCCCCGCCCACTTCGACGATGCCGCCGCCGCGCTCGAACGCGTGCGCGAGATCCACGCCACCAGCGTCGACCACCTGCGCGACGCGCTGCAGCGCTACGTGGCCGGCGGCGACATCGGCCGCCATGTGCGCGCCTGCTATCCGCTGGTGCGGGTGCGCACCGACACCGTGGCGCGGGCGGACTCGCGCCTGTCCTACGGCTTCGTCGCCGGCCCAGGCGTGTTCGAGACCACGCTGACGCGGCCCGACCTGTTCGCCGACTACTACCGCGAGCAGTTCCGCCTGCTGCTGCAGAACCACGGCGTGCCACTGGAAGTGGGGACCAGCACGCAGCCCATCCCGGTGCATTTCGCGCTGGCCGAGGACGACCACCTCGAAGGCCAGCTCGGCCCCGACCGCCGCCTGCTGCTGCGCGACCGCTTCGACCTGCCCGACCTCGGCGCCATGGACGACGGCATCGCCAACGGCACCTTCGAGCCAGGCCCGGGCGAGCCGCATCCGCTGGCGCTGTTCACCGCGCCGCGGGTCGATTACTCGCTGCACCGCCTGCGCCACTACACCGGCACCCGGCCCGAGCACTTCCAGAACTTCATCCTGTTCACCAACTACCAGTTCTACATCGACGAGTTCATCAAGCTCGGCCACGAGCTGATGGCCGACGGCGCCTCCGGCCACGGCTACGAGGCCTTCGTCGAGCCCGGCGACGTCCTCACCCGCCGCACCGGCCTGCCGCCGGAGGCGCGCGACGCGCGGGGCACCGTGCCGCCACGCCTGCCGCAGATGCCGGCCTATCACCTGGTGCGCGGCGACCGCAGCGGCATCACCATGGTCAATATCGGTGTCGGCCCGGCCAACGCCAAGACCATCACCGACCACATCGCGGTGCTGCGCCCGCACGCGTGGCTGATGCTCGGCCACTGCGCCGGCCTGCGCAACAGCCAGCACCTGGGCGACTACGTGCTCGCCCACGGCTACGTGCGCGAGGACCACGTGCTCGACGAGGAGCTGCCGCTGTGGGTGCCGATCCCGGCGCTGGCCGAGGTGCAGGTGGCGCTGGAGGCCGCGGTGGAGGAGATCACGCAGCTGTCCGGCTACGAGCTGAAACGCGTGCTGCGCACCGGCACCGTCGCCAGCACCGACAACCGCAACTGGGAGCTGCTGCCCTCGCATGGCATGGCCAGCAGCCCGGAACGCCGCTTCAGCCAGAGCCGCGCGGTCGCGCTGGACATGGAATCGGCCACGATCGCCGCCAACGGCTTCCGCTTCCGCGTGCCCTACGGCACCCTGCTGTGCATCAGCGACAAGCCGCTGCACGGCGAGATCAAGCTGCCGGGCATGGCCAACCAGTTCTACCGCGAGCGTGTCGACCAGCACCTGCGCATCGGCATCCGCGCCCTCGAGCGCCTGCGCGAACAGGGCATCGACCGCCTGCACAGCCGCAAGCTGCGCAGCTTCGCCGAGGTGGCGTTCCAGTAA
- a CDS encoding B12-binding domain-containing radical SAM protein yields MSAARPIRVLSVIPPMTQLNTPYPSTAYLTGFLRSRGIDAVQEDLALKLVLRLLSPAGLDHIRARAEALPRAQRTPLVQGFIEHFARYRFTIGPTIAFLQGRDPTIAHRIASRTFLPEGPRFDAVDAYVDPSDPDGGDPLGWAFGALGLADRARHLATLYLNELADILREAVDARFEFVRYAETLAMSQPTFEPLATALAAPPTLVDDTLRELTLEAIARHAPQLVLVSTPFPGSVYGAFRIAQAIKAAHPDIVTVLGGGFVNTELRELAEPRVFDYFDYVTLDDGERPLLALLEHLQGRRGRSRLVRTFVRDAETRAVRYINLVEPDVPFAEVGTPTWDGLPLDGYLSVLDMLNPMHRLWSDGRWNKLTVAHGCYWKKCSFCDVSLDYIGRYDGAPAALLVDRIEAIIAETGQTGFHFVDEAAPPKALKALAEELLRRGVAISWWGNIRFEKSFTPEVCQLLADSGCIAVSGGLEVASDRLLKLMKKGVSVEQVARVTHAFTEAGVLVHAYLMYGFPTQTVHDTVDALEYVRQLFAAGCIQSGFFHRFACTVHSPVGRHPEEYGVELLPLPQVSFAKNDVGFIDPTGVDHDRLGRALNKALYNYMHGIGLEADVREWFDERVPRPRVARHFIARALHAAVHD; encoded by the coding sequence ATGTCCGCCGCCCGCCCGATCCGCGTGCTCTCCGTCATCCCGCCGATGACGCAGCTCAACACGCCCTACCCGTCCACCGCCTACCTCACCGGCTTCCTGCGCTCGCGCGGTATCGATGCGGTACAGGAGGACCTGGCGCTGAAGCTGGTGCTGCGCCTGCTGTCGCCCGCCGGGCTGGACCACATCCGCGCCCGCGCCGAGGCGCTGCCGCGCGCGCAGCGTACGCCGCTGGTGCAGGGCTTCATCGAGCACTTCGCGCGCTACCGCTTCACCATCGGCCCGACCATCGCCTTCCTGCAAGGGCGCGACCCGACCATCGCCCATCGCATCGCCAGCCGGACCTTCCTGCCCGAGGGGCCGCGCTTCGACGCGGTCGACGCCTACGTCGACCCCAGCGACCCGGACGGCGGCGACCCGCTGGGCTGGGCTTTCGGCGCCCTCGGGCTGGCCGATCGCGCGCGCCACCTGGCGACGCTGTACCTCAACGAGCTCGCCGACATCCTGCGCGAGGCGGTCGATGCCCGCTTCGAGTTCGTGCGCTACGCCGAGACGCTGGCGATGAGCCAGCCGACCTTCGAACCGCTCGCCACCGCACTCGCCGCGCCGCCCACCCTGGTCGACGACACCCTGCGCGAACTCACCCTCGAGGCCATCGCCCGTCACGCACCGCAGCTCGTGCTGGTGTCCACGCCCTTCCCCGGCTCGGTGTATGGCGCCTTCCGCATCGCGCAGGCGATCAAGGCCGCGCACCCGGACATCGTCACCGTGCTCGGTGGCGGCTTCGTCAACACCGAGCTGCGCGAGCTGGCCGAGCCGCGCGTGTTCGACTACTTCGACTACGTCACGCTGGACGACGGCGAGCGTCCGCTGCTGGCGCTGCTCGAGCACCTGCAGGGCAGGCGCGGCCGATCACGCCTGGTGCGGACCTTCGTGCGCGACGCCGAAACGCGGGCCGTGCGCTACATCAACCTGGTCGAGCCCGACGTGCCCTTCGCCGAGGTCGGCACCCCGACCTGGGACGGCCTGCCGCTGGACGGCTACCTGTCGGTGCTCGACATGCTCAACCCCATGCACCGGCTGTGGTCCGACGGACGCTGGAACAAGCTCACCGTCGCGCACGGCTGCTACTGGAAGAAGTGCAGCTTCTGCGACGTCAGCCTCGACTACATCGGCCGCTACGACGGCGCCCCGGCCGCCCTGCTGGTCGACCGCATCGAGGCCATCATCGCCGAGACCGGGCAGACCGGCTTTCACTTCGTCGACGAGGCCGCTCCGCCCAAGGCGCTGAAGGCGCTGGCCGAGGAGCTGCTGCGCCGGGGCGTGGCGATCTCGTGGTGGGGCAACATCCGCTTCGAGAAGTCCTTCACCCCCGAGGTCTGCCAGCTGCTGGCCGACAGCGGCTGCATCGCGGTGTCGGGCGGGCTGGAAGTGGCCTCCGACCGTCTGCTCAAGCTGATGAAGAAGGGCGTGTCGGTGGAACAGGTGGCGCGCGTCACCCACGCCTTCACCGAGGCCGGAGTGCTGGTCCATGCCTACCTGATGTACGGCTTCCCGACGCAGACCGTGCATGACACGGTCGATGCGCTCGAGTACGTGCGCCAGCTCTTCGCAGCCGGCTGCATCCAGTCCGGCTTCTTCCATCGCTTCGCGTGCACCGTGCATTCACCGGTGGGCCGGCACCCGGAGGAGTACGGCGTCGAACTGCTGCCGCTGCCGCAGGTGAGCTTCGCCAAGAACGATGTCGGCTTCATCGATCCCACCGGCGTCGACCATGACCGCCTCGGGCGGGCGCTGAACAAGGCGCTGTACAACTACATGCACGGCATCGGCCTGGAAGCCGACGTGCGCGAGTGGTTCGACGAGCGCGTGCCGCGACCGCGGGTCGCCAGGCACTTCATCGCCCGCGCCCTGCATGCGGCGGTGCACGATTAA